From the genome of Hathewaya histolytica, one region includes:
- a CDS encoding RrF2 family transcriptional regulator, with amino-acid sequence MKVSTKGIYGLKAMIDLAYYSSKDDIVTLKSISERENISERYLEQIFSLLRKKGLIKGRKGSQGGYTLVYNPSEITVGQILRSLEGELLLVNTEDYSNDELEKCINNAVWNKLNVSVNEIVDNITLENMLEEYRKATDQPIMYYI; translated from the coding sequence ATGAAAGTTTCAACAAAAGGAATATATGGATTAAAGGCTATGATAGACTTAGCGTACTATTCTAGCAAGGATGATATAGTTACGCTAAAGAGTATATCAGAAAGAGAAAACATATCAGAAAGATATTTAGAACAAATATTTTCCCTTCTTAGAAAAAAGGGATTGATAAAAGGGAGAAAAGGTTCACAAGGAGGATATACTCTAGTCTATAATCCATCTGAGATAACCGTAGGACAAATATTAAGATCTCTAGAAGGAGAGCTTTTATTAGTAAATACAGAAGATTACAGTAATGATGAGCTTGAAAAATGTATAAACAATGCTGTATGGAATAAGTTAAATGTATCAGTAAATGAAATCGTAGATAATATTACCCTTGAGAATATGTTAGAAGAGTATCGAAAAGCAACAGACCAACCAATAATGTATTATATATAA